From the genome of Bacteroides sp. MSB163, one region includes:
- a CDS encoding RagB/SusD family nutrient uptake outer membrane protein → MKKVSIILSGLKKTLFATAISSFLLSMTSCQDWLDMPSYTDPDSETVFQDEDMAELFILGCYRGLIHQEMYYHLGMGETVMHSSEDGSTNNSKYRICNYSYDPMVPATVTTIFKEGYRIIESTNLAISKLKKMSETTKRNALLGEALSIRAFCYLNLIRIYGDVPAVWTPMEELDPNDENTFYPKRSSRDEIYDQIIADLQQAKDWVPWFKESGYATAERLSKQGVYALLARTALYAGGYSLRWNLQTNDPASLKLARRDDEARVRELYQIANDACKAIIDKNENSLIQAQSGMSGFQYLWYNFCQRNFTATDAEMIWDLAQYGPNTNSNFGVLAQPGSRGGTYGSRKAMQFMLPTYYLSFDDNDTRRDVTCTSYSIYFLNKGAADDTFVDVGTTYSCIMHGKFRIPWCVEPQEAAKRNLNIPVMRYADVLLMYAETQNYLNNGPTQAAKDALKQVRDRAGVGALSIPSDQQAFEDALLQERKWEFAGEFMLRTDMIRMNRLSEQLEEAKKDMKDLSKREGKYANMPIYRLYKFQVDGQQYGDKFLALDYIDLTDEAEIVVIKEIPTEQGKYNEYQAKLAEIVRAHGVVVEDGDKWYPTNMFEAYTSTFNGNARKAVGFTGGFNALQIGAIIYKNPTGYAENGGKFPNWIEASDGSDGLYYGFQKNCCELLPFAAKDPGHPMVDNPNLTQHPAYAK, encoded by the coding sequence ATGAAAAAAGTATCAATAATATTGTCTGGGTTGAAGAAGACGTTGTTCGCAACAGCTATCTCTTCCTTCCTTTTAAGTATGACTTCGTGTCAGGATTGGCTTGATATGCCATCCTACACAGACCCTGACTCCGAAACGGTGTTTCAAGATGAGGATATGGCGGAATTGTTTATTCTGGGTTGTTATCGTGGTTTGATTCATCAGGAAATGTATTACCATTTAGGTATGGGTGAGACTGTGATGCACTCCAGTGAAGACGGTTCTACTAATAATTCAAAATATAGAATTTGTAATTATAGTTATGATCCAATGGTACCTGCTACAGTGACTACAATCTTCAAAGAGGGGTATCGTATCATTGAGTCTACCAATCTTGCAATTTCTAAATTGAAGAAGATGAGTGAAACTACTAAACGTAATGCTCTATTAGGTGAAGCTCTTTCTATTCGTGCTTTTTGTTATTTGAACTTAATACGTATTTATGGTGATGTTCCGGCAGTATGGACTCCGATGGAAGAACTGGATCCGAATGATGAAAATACATTCTATCCTAAACGTTCATCACGTGATGAAATATATGATCAGATAATTGCAGATTTGCAGCAAGCTAAAGATTGGGTACCTTGGTTCAAGGAAAGTGGATACGCCACAGCGGAACGTTTGTCTAAGCAAGGTGTTTATGCTCTGCTGGCTCGTACAGCTCTTTATGCAGGTGGTTACTCATTACGTTGGAATCTGCAGACGAATGACCCTGCCAGTTTGAAATTGGCACGCCGTGATGATGAAGCACGCGTTCGTGAACTTTATCAGATTGCTAACGATGCTTGTAAAGCTATTATCGATAAGAACGAAAATTCTTTAATTCAAGCGCAAAGTGGCATGAGTGGATTCCAATATTTGTGGTACAACTTCTGTCAGCGTAATTTCACTGCCACAGATGCTGAAATGATTTGGGATTTGGCACAATATGGTCCGAATACAAACTCTAATTTTGGGGTTTTGGCGCAACCGGGATCTCGTGGTGGTACTTATGGTTCACGTAAAGCTATGCAGTTTATGCTACCAACGTATTATTTGTCGTTTGATGATAATGACACGCGTCGTGACGTTACTTGTACATCTTATAGTATCTACTTCTTGAATAAAGGTGCAGCGGATGATACATTTGTTGATGTAGGTACTACTTACTCTTGCATTATGCACGGAAAATTCCGTATTCCTTGGTGCGTGGAGCCGCAAGAGGCTGCAAAGCGTAACTTAAACATTCCTGTAATGCGTTATGCCGATGTATTATTGATGTATGCTGAAACTCAAAACTATCTGAATAACGGTCCTACACAAGCTGCTAAAGATGCTTTGAAGCAAGTGCGTGACCGTGCCGGAGTAGGTGCGCTTTCCATACCATCTGATCAACAAGCTTTTGAAGATGCTTTACTCCAGGAACGTAAATGGGAGTTTGCTGGCGAGTTTATGCTTCGTACGGATATGATTCGTATGAATCGCTTGTCCGAACAACTGGAAGAAGCTAAGAAGGATATGAAAGATCTTTCTAAGCGAGAAGGCAAGTATGCTAATATGCCGATTTACCGTTTGTATAAGTTCCAGGTAGATGGACAGCAGTATGGTGATAAATTCCTTGCTTTGGATTATATTGACTTGACAGATGAGGCTGAAATTGTAGTTATAAAAGAGATTCCGACAGAACAAGGAAAATATAATGAATATCAAGCGAAGTTAGCCGAAATTGTGAGAGCTCATGGAGTTGTGGTAGAAGATGGAGACAAATGGTATCCGACTAATATGTTTGAAGCTTATACAAGTACATTCAATGGCAATGCACGTAAAGCTGTCGGTTTTACCGGTGGATTTAATGCTTTGCAAATTGGTGCCATCATTTATAAAAATCCTACAGGCTATGCCGAAAACGGTGGTAAATTCCCTAATTGGATTGAAGCTTCTGATGGAAGTGACGGTTTGTACTATGGTTTCCAAAAGAACTGCTGCGAATTGTTACCTTTTGCTGCAAAGGATCCCGGACATCCGATGGTAGATAACCCGAATCTGACTCAGCATCCGGCTTACGCCAAATAA
- a CDS encoding AraC family transcriptional regulator, producing MTKNYNDLGVEFKYLIVNDMDQKFGLWVNTVGFQSIQPNSPYPLKDHPSGYFFNAKKGRVLREYQLVYITKGRGLFTSDTTPEKQVCKGRLMVLFPGQWHTYHPYQQTGWNEYYIGFEGPVIDDMIRGGFLSKDNQVLEVGLNEELVTLFSRALEIAEADKISSQQYLSGIVLHMIGMILSISKNKIFEVGDVDQKIEQAKIIMNENVFKDIDPEELAMKLNISYSWFRKVFKDYTGYAPAKYFQELKLRKAKQLLVGTSQSVKEISFMLDYKSTEHFFSLFKKRTGFTPLEYRSFGRETDVEEENLL from the coding sequence ATGACTAAAAACTATAATGATTTAGGAGTTGAATTCAAGTATCTGATTGTGAATGATATGGACCAGAAATTTGGTCTGTGGGTAAATACTGTAGGCTTTCAGTCTATCCAGCCTAATTCTCCTTATCCCTTAAAAGATCATCCTTCCGGCTACTTTTTCAACGCAAAGAAAGGGCGTGTTTTGCGTGAGTATCAGTTGGTATACATCACAAAAGGACGCGGACTGTTTACTTCTGATACTACTCCCGAGAAACAAGTATGCAAAGGACGGCTCATGGTGCTCTTCCCTGGACAATGGCATACCTATCATCCTTATCAGCAGACAGGTTGGAATGAATATTACATCGGTTTTGAAGGGCCAGTCATTGATGACATGATACGTGGCGGTTTTCTTTCTAAAGATAATCAGGTCCTGGAAGTTGGATTGAATGAGGAATTGGTAACACTTTTCTCACGTGCTTTGGAAATAGCAGAGGCAGATAAAATCTCTTCCCAGCAGTATCTTTCCGGTATTGTTCTGCACATGATAGGAATGATTCTCTCTATTTCTAAGAATAAGATTTTTGAGGTGGGAGATGTGGACCAGAAGATTGAACAGGCGAAAATTATAATGAATGAGAATGTATTTAAGGATATTGATCCGGAAGAACTAGCAATGAAATTGAATATCAGTTATTCGTGGTTTCGCAAAGTATTCAAGGATTATACAGGGTATGCGCCTGCCAAATATTTTCAGGAACTTAAGTTACGTAAAGCAAAACAATTATTGGTCGGTACTTCTCAATCAGTCAAGGAAATCTCCTTTATGCTTGATTATAAATCAACAGAACATTTCTTTTCTCTTTTTAAAAAACGTACAGGCTTTACTCCACTAGAATATAGGTCTTTTGGCCGTGAAACAGACGTGGAAGAAGAGAACTTATTATAA
- a CDS encoding TonB-dependent receptor, with the protein MRILHKNLCLLMLLLIGSSLSIFAQNKTITGTVRDAIDVVIGASVTVKSNNSIGTITDMDGNFKLSVPSSAKELVVSFIGYDNQTVVIGNKTHFDVTLKESSVMLEEVVAIGYAKVKRKDLTGATSSVSSNDLAAVPAMTAAQALQGKAAGVNIVTASGAPGAGANITIRGGMSITQSTAPLYIVDGFEMSDALSNIDVNDIESIDVLKDASSTAIYGARGSNGIILITTKSGKKGKTQVNYNTYFSFDVLSKKLDMMSDAEEYVKYQYEFANLQGVPGNWSSVFDNNLATDVSDFYTGAYSRIHDRYAGASTLDWQDEVFGGSALTQSHNVNVTTGTDKTQVMLTYNYNGQDGLLANHSSNRSSFRTKINTELYKGVRLDVNAMFSNKKTMGGGAYSGMKNVLLQPINGGTMFTQDELLNTQTYPNYSSLNSNYDTANPLVQNEASTSKKRSRMYSVNAGIEFDLFKYFTWRTAGSYTWSSSKSDSFADHNSTSYLMDPKNTGINGSIGNDESYKWQITNTLNYHQTFAKKHKLNVLLGHEASYSESEGNSMKLRQFPYPNFGLDNIANATVYEKSVSHKHSGIVSAFARANYNFDERYLFTATVRADGSSKFADGNRWGVFPSASAAWRISEESFFKESSLMNYVNSLKLRVGYGTTGNCNIGDYLYTTSIKESDYPMNNNTGTLAYVLDTTLGNKNLKWETLRSTNVGLDVALFNSRVNLTAEWYNNEVSDMLMKCVIPSSTGYTAQYQNVGKMRNRGFELTLNTVNIRTKDFSWTSDLNLAFNRSKVISLETGQNEKTFAVGGNRSGTVTYYAVVGQKLGDMYGYIYDGVYTTDDFMQDDKGNFSLREGVVVPVNSKGEAKPVQPGDIKFAANQTGEDGTAQFSEAHKVKIGNGTPDCIGGFNNTFTFRGFDLSVFMKFSIGNDIYNATKHSMSPYGQFQNVPAEFGSNYYRLIDPVTGQKATTLARIKELNPDESSRLWNLGSTNSSYITYPSSYYVEDGSYLRIAQVTVGYTFPKRWLQKAMISNARIYFTANNLATITGYSGYDPEVSAGSSDYVACTPGYDSSMYPRSRSYVIGLNLTF; encoded by the coding sequence ATGAGAATCTTACACAAAAACCTCTGCTTGTTAATGCTCCTATTAATAGGTAGTTCTCTAAGTATTTTTGCTCAGAACAAAACAATCACCGGTACAGTTCGCGATGCGATAGATGTGGTGATTGGTGCTTCTGTAACAGTGAAAAGTAATAATTCAATCGGCACGATTACCGATATGGATGGTAACTTTAAACTTTCTGTACCGTCTTCTGCAAAGGAGTTGGTTGTTTCATTTATTGGTTATGATAATCAAACTGTAGTAATTGGTAACAAAACTCATTTTGATGTTACATTAAAAGAGTCTTCTGTGATGTTGGAAGAAGTTGTTGCCATTGGTTATGCGAAGGTGAAACGTAAAGATCTGACGGGAGCAACTTCTTCGGTGTCAAGCAACGATTTGGCAGCAGTTCCGGCTATGACTGCTGCACAGGCTTTGCAAGGTAAGGCTGCCGGTGTAAATATTGTTACTGCCAGTGGTGCTCCGGGTGCAGGAGCTAATATCACTATTCGTGGAGGTATGTCTATTACTCAAAGTACTGCACCACTCTATATTGTGGACGGATTTGAAATGAGTGATGCGCTCAGCAATATTGATGTGAATGATATAGAAAGTATTGATGTGTTGAAGGATGCTTCATCTACGGCAATTTATGGTGCACGTGGTTCTAACGGTATCATTTTGATTACAACTAAATCGGGTAAGAAAGGTAAGACTCAAGTAAATTATAATACTTATTTTTCATTCGATGTACTCAGTAAAAAGCTGGATATGATGTCTGATGCTGAAGAGTATGTGAAATATCAGTATGAATTTGCTAATTTGCAGGGGGTGCCGGGTAACTGGAGCAGTGTTTTTGATAATAATCTAGCTACGGATGTCTCCGATTTCTATACAGGTGCTTACAGCCGTATTCATGATCGCTATGCCGGTGCTTCCACACTTGATTGGCAGGACGAAGTATTTGGAGGTTCTGCTTTAACACAAAGTCATAATGTCAATGTTACTACGGGTACCGATAAGACACAAGTGATGTTGACTTACAATTATAATGGGCAAGATGGTTTGCTGGCTAATCATAGTTCTAATAGAAGTTCATTCCGTACAAAGATCAATACAGAACTCTATAAGGGGGTTCGCTTGGATGTAAATGCTATGTTTTCTAATAAGAAAACGATGGGTGGTGGTGCTTATTCTGGTATGAAGAACGTTTTGCTTCAGCCAATCAATGGAGGTACTATGTTTACACAAGATGAATTGTTGAATACTCAGACCTATCCGAATTATTCTTCTCTGAACAGTAATTATGATACGGCTAATCCACTAGTTCAGAATGAGGCTTCTACCTCTAAAAAACGTTCACGTATGTATTCGGTTAATGCCGGGATAGAATTTGATCTCTTTAAATATTTTACTTGGCGTACAGCTGGAAGTTATACATGGTCTAGTTCTAAATCAGATTCATTTGCTGACCATAATTCTACTTCTTATTTGATGGATCCGAAAAATACAGGTATTAATGGTAGTATTGGTAATGATGAGTCTTACAAATGGCAAATCACTAATACTCTTAACTATCATCAGACTTTTGCTAAAAAACATAAGTTGAATGTTTTGTTAGGACATGAAGCTTCTTATAGCGAATCGGAAGGAAATTCAATGAAGCTTAGACAATTCCCGTATCCTAACTTCGGGCTTGATAATATAGCTAATGCTACGGTTTATGAGAAGAGTGTTTCTCATAAGCATAGCGGTATTGTTTCTGCTTTTGCACGTGCTAACTATAATTTTGACGAACGATATCTGTTTACAGCTACTGTCCGTGCCGATGGTTCTTCTAAATTTGCAGACGGTAACAGATGGGGTGTCTTCCCTTCTGCATCAGCTGCATGGCGTATTTCTGAAGAAAGTTTCTTTAAAGAAAGTAGTCTGATGAATTATGTTAATAGTTTGAAATTGCGTGTGGGATACGGAACGACGGGTAATTGTAATATCGGTGATTACTTATACACAACTTCGATTAAGGAGTCTGATTATCCGATGAATAATAATACCGGTACATTGGCTTATGTACTGGATACCACTTTAGGAAATAAGAATTTAAAATGGGAGACATTGCGTTCCACTAATGTTGGTTTGGATGTTGCTTTGTTTAATAGTCGCGTGAATCTGACAGCAGAATGGTATAACAATGAAGTAAGTGATATGTTGATGAAATGTGTTATCCCATCTTCAACTGGTTATACAGCGCAATATCAAAATGTGGGAAAAATGCGTAACCGGGGTTTTGAATTGACTCTCAATACGGTGAATATAAGAACAAAGGACTTTAGTTGGACTTCAGACCTGAATTTGGCATTCAATCGCTCCAAAGTGATTTCGTTGGAAACTGGACAGAATGAAAAAACTTTTGCTGTTGGCGGTAATCGTTCCGGTACAGTAACTTATTATGCTGTAGTTGGCCAGAAGCTAGGTGACATGTATGGTTATATATATGATGGAGTCTATACTACTGATGATTTTATGCAGGACGATAAAGGTAATTTCTCCTTGCGTGAAGGCGTTGTTGTTCCTGTAAATTCAAAGGGAGAAGCTAAACCTGTGCAACCTGGTGATATTAAATTTGCAGCAAATCAAACCGGTGAAGATGGTACAGCACAATTCTCTGAAGCTCATAAGGTAAAGATTGGTAATGGTACTCCGGATTGTATCGGCGGTTTTAATAATACTTTTACTTTCCGTGGTTTTGATTTGAGTGTATTTATGAAATTCTCTATCGGAAACGATATTTATAACGCAACTAAGCATAGTATGAGCCCTTATGGACAATTCCAAAATGTACCTGCTGAGTTTGGAAGTAACTACTATCGTCTGATAGATCCTGTAACGGGACAGAAAGCTACAACATTAGCACGCATCAAAGAATTGAACCCTGATGAATCTTCTCGTTTGTGGAATTTGGGTAGTACGAATTCAAGTTATATCACTTATCCTTCTTCTTATTATGTAGAGGATGGCTCCTATCTGCGTATTGCACAGGTAACGGTAGGTTATACATTCCCCAAGAGATGGTTACAGAAAGCTATGATTTCTAATGCGCGTATTTACTTCACGGCTAATAATCTGGCTACGATTACCGGCTATTCTGGTTATGACCCTGAAGTTTCTGCTGGTAGTAGTGATTATGTGGCTTGTACGCCTGGATATGACAGTTCTATGTATCCTCGCTCCAGAAGCTATGTAATCGGTCTTAACTTAACATTCTAA